One genomic window of Paenibacillus xylanilyticus includes the following:
- the dnaK gene encoding molecular chaperone DnaK: MSKVIGIDLGTTNSCVAVMEGGEAVVIPNPEGARTTPSVVGFKKDGERVVGETAKRQAITNPDRTIISIKRHMGTSHKETIDSKDYSPQEISAIILQKLKSDAEAYLGQTVTQAVITVPAYFNDSQRQATKDAGKIAGLEVLRIVNEPTAAALAYGMEKSEDQTILVYDLGGGTFDVSILELGDGFFEVKATSGDNQLGGDDFDQVIIDYLVSEFKKDQGIDLSKDKAAVQRLKDAAEKAKKELSGVLTTTISLPFITVADGVPQHLELNLSRAKFEEISAGLVERTLEPTRRALSDAGMTANDIDKIVLVGGSTRIPAVQEAIKKLTGKEPHKGVNPDEVVALGAAVQAGVLTGDVKDVVLLDVTPLSLGIETAGGVFTKMIERNTTIPTSKSQVFSTYADNQPSVEIHVLQGEREMAAGNKTLGRFMLGDIPPAPRGVPQIEVSFDIDANGIVNVSATDKGTNKTQKITITSSSGLSDAEVEQMMKDAELHAEEDKKRKELVEAKNSADQLIYSVDKTIKDLGEKADAGEVEKANAAKEKLQGVLASDNLEDIKAATEELTEIVQQLSVKLYEQAQAQEQAAQGAEEQQGSAKRDNVVDADYEVVDEDKK, translated from the coding sequence ATGAGCAAAGTAATCGGTATTGACTTAGGAACAACCAACTCTTGCGTAGCGGTAATGGAGGGCGGCGAGGCTGTCGTTATCCCTAACCCGGAAGGCGCACGTACAACCCCATCCGTAGTGGGTTTCAAAAAAGATGGAGAGCGCGTTGTTGGTGAAACAGCTAAACGCCAAGCGATCACGAATCCGGATCGTACGATCATCTCGATCAAACGTCACATGGGTACTTCCCACAAAGAAACCATCGATAGCAAAGATTATTCTCCACAAGAGATCTCTGCCATCATCCTGCAAAAATTGAAATCCGATGCTGAAGCTTACCTTGGCCAAACGGTAACACAAGCGGTTATCACGGTACCGGCTTACTTCAATGACAGCCAACGTCAAGCAACCAAAGATGCAGGTAAAATCGCAGGTTTGGAAGTTCTGCGTATCGTCAACGAGCCAACTGCAGCGGCTTTGGCATACGGTATGGAGAAATCCGAAGACCAAACGATTCTCGTATATGACTTGGGTGGCGGTACATTCGACGTATCCATCCTTGAACTGGGTGACGGCTTCTTCGAAGTTAAAGCGACTAGTGGTGACAACCAACTGGGTGGCGATGACTTTGACCAAGTCATCATCGATTATCTCGTAAGTGAATTCAAAAAAGACCAAGGCATTGACCTTAGCAAAGATAAAGCAGCGGTTCAACGTTTGAAAGATGCAGCGGAAAAAGCGAAAAAAGAACTTTCCGGCGTATTGACTACAACGATTTCCCTGCCGTTCATCACTGTAGCTGACGGCGTTCCTCAGCACTTGGAGTTGAACCTGAGCCGTGCGAAATTCGAAGAAATCTCTGCTGGTCTGGTTGAGCGTACGCTTGAACCAACTCGCCGTGCATTGAGCGATGCTGGCATGACTGCTAATGATATCGACAAAATCGTTCTGGTTGGTGGTTCCACACGTATTCCTGCAGTACAGGAAGCGATCAAGAAACTGACTGGTAAAGAGCCTCACAAAGGCGTTAACCCGGATGAAGTTGTAGCTTTGGGTGCAGCTGTACAAGCGGGCGTACTGACAGGTGACGTAAAAGACGTCGTATTGCTCGACGTAACTCCACTGTCCCTGGGTATCGAAACTGCAGGTGGCGTATTTACCAAAATGATCGAGCGCAACACAACGATCCCTACATCCAAGTCCCAAGTGTTCTCCACATATGCAGACAACCAACCAAGCGTTGAGATCCATGTCCTGCAAGGGGAACGCGAAATGGCAGCTGGCAACAAAACGCTCGGACGCTTCATGCTGGGAGATATTCCACCGGCTCCACGTGGTGTTCCGCAAATCGAAGTTAGCTTCGATATTGATGCCAACGGTATCGTTAACGTATCTGCAACTGACAAAGGTACGAACAAAACGCAAAAAATCACCATCACTTCTTCCAGCGGTCTGAGCGATGCTGAAGTTGAACAAATGATGAAAGATGCTGAGCTGCACGCTGAAGAAGACAAAAAACGCAAAGAACTCGTTGAAGCGAAAAACAGCGCAGATCAACTGATCTACTCTGTGGACAAAACGATCAAAGATCTTGGCGAAAAAGCAGATGCTGGCGAAGTTGAGAAAGCCAATGCTGCAAAAGAAAAACTGCAAGGCGTGCTGGCTTCCGACAACCTGGAAGATATCAAAGCAGCTACAGAAGAACTGACAGAGATCGTTCAACAGCTGTCCGTTAAACTGTATGAGCAAGCACAGGCACAAGAGCAAGCAGCTCAAGGTGCTGAAGAGCAACAAGGTTCCGCTAAACGTGACAACGTCGTAGACGCTGATTACGAAGTCGTGGATGAAGATAAAAAATAA
- the grpE gene encoding nucleotide exchange factor GrpE: protein MKEEQSFAAEEQEQQETTAAESQEPVNEAGAAEAQAEEMADQGQDELARLKTEVEETQQRFVRAQADFDNFRRRTQKEKEELAKYASMKLVTELVPVIDNFERAMATVPEGTESESFSKGIQMIFRQLETVLNNEGLTAMDTVGQPFNPEFHQAIMQVESDEYEEGTVVEEVQKGYMLKDKVLRPAMVKVSS, encoded by the coding sequence TTGAAAGAGGAGCAATCATTCGCAGCAGAAGAACAGGAACAGCAGGAAACGACAGCGGCCGAGAGCCAGGAGCCTGTTAACGAAGCAGGGGCTGCAGAAGCGCAAGCTGAGGAGATGGCAGATCAGGGGCAAGATGAGCTCGCACGTTTGAAGACAGAGGTTGAGGAAACGCAGCAGCGCTTTGTCCGTGCTCAAGCTGATTTTGATAACTTCCGTCGCCGTACCCAAAAGGAAAAAGAGGAACTGGCGAAGTATGCTTCAATGAAGTTGGTCACCGAACTGGTGCCGGTTATTGATAACTTCGAACGTGCCATGGCTACTGTACCGGAGGGTACGGAGTCCGAATCTTTCTCCAAAGGCATTCAAATGATCTTCCGCCAGCTGGAAACGGTGCTGAACAATGAAGGTCTGACTGCAATGGACACGGTTGGACAGCCGTTTAATCCTGAATTCCACCAAGCAATTATGCAAGTGGAGTCCGACGAGTATGAAGAAGGTACCGTTGTGGAGGAAGTCCAAAAAGGCTATATGCTGAAGGATAAAGTACTTCGTCCTGCCATGGTTAAAGTCAGCTCATAA
- the hrcA gene encoding heat-inducible transcriptional repressor HrcA — MLTERQRMILNAIVDDYIRSAEPVGSRSISKRGDVGYSPATIRNEMADLEDMGFLEQPHTSAGRIPSHKGYRYYVDHLVPWNQVEPQELDDLKSFFAEKLNVMEQVIQHASVILSHMTNYTSILLGPEVFHTSLRHFQLLPLNENTAVAIIVTNTGQVENKTVQIPPEISVAEMEKVVNLLNAKLVGVPIYKLKSRLYTELGQEMERHISRYEEVMQVLNSAFDNEHDNRLFLSGATNMLTQPEFKDVEKVKDILDLLDETPTLMKLMMPVPGGSGIQVRIGTENDHEAFANCSLITASYSLDGEALGSIGILGPTRMDYARVIHILNTLSRDLTAMLTHRFK, encoded by the coding sequence ATGTTAACAGAGCGTCAACGTATGATTCTGAACGCTATAGTGGATGACTATATCCGTTCAGCTGAGCCCGTAGGGTCCCGAAGCATTTCCAAAAGGGGAGATGTTGGATACAGTCCGGCTACGATCCGTAATGAAATGGCGGATCTTGAAGATATGGGTTTTCTGGAACAGCCGCATACCTCGGCAGGTCGTATCCCTTCGCATAAAGGCTATCGATATTATGTCGATCATTTGGTTCCATGGAATCAGGTGGAGCCGCAAGAGCTGGATGATCTAAAGTCATTCTTTGCCGAAAAACTAAACGTCATGGAGCAAGTGATTCAGCATGCATCAGTCATCTTGTCGCACATGACCAATTATACTTCAATTCTGCTTGGACCCGAAGTGTTTCACACGTCGTTGCGCCACTTTCAACTGCTTCCGCTAAATGAAAATACGGCCGTGGCTATTATTGTGACCAACACCGGTCAAGTGGAGAACAAGACTGTTCAAATTCCTCCGGAGATCTCGGTAGCCGAGATGGAGAAAGTGGTCAACTTGCTTAACGCCAAACTGGTTGGAGTGCCAATCTACAAGCTGAAGTCCCGCCTCTATACCGAGCTGGGGCAAGAGATGGAACGGCATATTTCACGCTACGAGGAAGTTATGCAGGTGCTGAACAGTGCTTTTGACAACGAACATGATAACCGTCTTTTCCTCAGTGGTGCAACGAATATGTTAACCCAACCGGAATTTAAAGATGTCGAAAAGGTAAAAGATATTCTTGACCTGCTGGATGAGACACCAACACTCATGAAATTAATGATGCCTGTACCGGGTGGATCAGGTATTCAGGTGCGTATTGGCACCGAGAATGATCATGAAGCCTTCGCTAACTGCAGTTTGATTACAGCATCCTATTCATTGGATGGAGAAGCTCTGGGATCAATCGGGATACTGGGACCCACACGGATGGATTATGCACGTGTCATTCATATTTTAAATACATTATCTCGTGATTTAACGGCTATGCTAACGCATCGCTTCAAATAG
- a CDS encoding N-acetyltransferase — MSAICRKAVPEDVEPLFEMIKGYAERGIMLPRSREVLHRQLEHFVVAEVNGEVVGCGSLCRLGNDLVEVRSLGISEGHKGMGIGSLLLDRLVEEAEKQQIPKVMALTYEVSFFLKNGFAVVNKEIFPEKVWTDCVHCSKQDCCDEIAVLKELNVSA; from the coding sequence ATGTCGGCGATATGCAGAAAAGCCGTGCCGGAAGATGTTGAACCATTGTTTGAAATGATTAAGGGATATGCTGAACGTGGGATCATGCTTCCGCGATCAAGGGAAGTACTGCATCGGCAGCTGGAACACTTTGTTGTAGCCGAAGTGAACGGTGAGGTGGTGGGCTGCGGCTCACTGTGCCGTCTCGGTAATGATCTGGTGGAAGTCAGATCGCTTGGCATCTCCGAAGGACACAAAGGCATGGGTATTGGTTCCTTGCTGCTGGACCGTTTGGTGGAGGAAGCGGAGAAGCAGCAAATCCCCAAGGTCATGGCGCTGACATACGAAGTTTCCTTTTTCCTCAAAAATGGCTTTGCCGTGGTGAACAAGGAAATCTTCCCGGAAAAAGTGTGGACAGACTGTGTTCATTGCAGCAAGCAGGACTGCTGTGATGAGATCGCGGTACTGAAGGAATTGAATGTATCTGCATAA
- the hemW gene encoding radical SAM family heme chaperone HemW, protein MTLAAHSRKTGAPQAVYLHIPFCTNKCFYCDFNSYVLKDQPVMQYLEALEREMEHTVKANPPGEIKTIFVGGGTPTALKPDEMAVFLRSVKTYFPNWADDIEFSMEANPGTTDAEKLAVMKEGGVNRVSFGVQAFQNDLLTGIGRIHNTDDVYRSLENARKAGLTNLSIDLMFGLPNQTVEMLNESIDKALELDLPHYSIYSLKVEENTLFHTLYQKNQLPLPHEDDELQMYLLLMKRMKEAGYGQYEISNFAKPGFESRHNITYWRNEDYYGLGAGAHGYVGRERHMNIKGINPYVEASRAGLPRLDHFEISRAEAMEDYLMVGLRMLEGASASRFNEQFGESMEDVFAKPLGKMLNAGLLERTSDGFRLSEQGILFGNDVFAEFIGSISLNS, encoded by the coding sequence ATGACATTGGCAGCACACAGCCGGAAAACAGGTGCACCCCAAGCGGTGTACCTTCACATTCCCTTTTGTACAAATAAATGCTTCTATTGTGATTTTAACTCTTATGTACTGAAGGACCAGCCAGTTATGCAGTACCTTGAGGCATTGGAGCGGGAGATGGAACATACCGTCAAAGCCAATCCGCCAGGAGAGATCAAAACCATTTTTGTTGGCGGTGGCACACCAACGGCTCTGAAGCCGGACGAAATGGCCGTGTTCCTGCGGTCGGTTAAAACATATTTCCCGAATTGGGCGGACGATATTGAATTTTCAATGGAAGCCAATCCGGGGACAACAGATGCCGAGAAGCTAGCTGTGATGAAAGAAGGCGGAGTGAACCGCGTCAGCTTCGGCGTACAGGCTTTTCAAAATGACCTGCTGACAGGCATTGGACGAATTCATAATACGGACGACGTATACCGCAGTCTAGAGAATGCCCGCAAGGCAGGATTGACTAACTTGTCCATCGACCTGATGTTTGGCTTGCCAAATCAAACCGTGGAAATGCTGAATGAGAGTATTGATAAGGCGCTTGAGCTCGATTTGCCTCACTATTCCATATACAGTTTGAAAGTGGAAGAGAACACGCTGTTCCATACGTTGTATCAAAAAAATCAACTGCCGCTCCCTCATGAGGATGATGAGCTGCAGATGTATCTTCTATTAATGAAGCGAATGAAAGAAGCGGGATATGGCCAATACGAGATCAGTAACTTTGCCAAACCTGGATTCGAGAGTCGGCACAACATTACGTACTGGCGTAATGAGGACTATTATGGTCTTGGAGCCGGTGCACATGGATACGTGGGCCGTGAGCGTCATATGAATATTAAAGGTATAAATCCTTATGTCGAAGCTTCCCGCGCTGGACTGCCTCGCCTGGATCATTTTGAGATCAGCCGTGCGGAAGCCATGGAAGATTATCTGATGGTTGGACTTCGCATGCTGGAGGGTGCATCTGCTTCGCGGTTCAATGAACAGTTTGGAGAATCCATGGAAGACGTGTTTGCTAAGCCGCTTGGCAAAATGCTGAATGCAGGACTGCTTGAACGGACGTCAGACGGCTTCCGGCTCAGTGAACAGGGGATTCTGTTCGGAAATGACGTTTTTGCCGAGTTTATCGGGTCGATATCGCTGAATTCGTAG
- the lepA gene encoding translation elongation factor 4 has product MTDIRARQRKIRNFSIIAHIDHGKSTLADRILEYTGALTTREMQEQVLDQMELERERGITIKLQAVALNYKADDGEEYLLNLIDTPGHVDFTYEVSRSLAACEGALLVVDAAQGIEAQTLANVYLALDNDLEILPVINKIDLPSADPDRVKQEVEDVIGLDTSNAVLASAKAGIGIKEILEQVVQSVPAPQGDPDQPLKALIFDSHYDPYKGVIVYIRVIDGKIKSGSKIKMMATGKSFEVIEVGAFKPRMTIVDELNVGDVGFVVAGIRHVGDTQVGDTVTDAKNPTPEPLPGYRKINPMVYCGLYPIETSDYVDLREALEKLQLNDASLSFEPETSSALGFGFRCGFLGLLHMDVIQERIEREFNIPLITTAPSVIYHVTLTNGEVLHIDNPSNYPEVGRIDYVEEPYVKASIIVPNDYVGTIMELCQNKRGEYVNMEYLDTTRVTITYEIPLSEIVYDFFDQLKSSTKGYASFDYELSGYRQSNLVKMDILLNGEQVDALSFIVHRDRAYNRGRIICEKLRELIPRQMFEVPIQASVGTKVVARETVKAMRKNVLAKCYGGDISRKRKLLEKQKEGKKRMKQVGNVEVPQEAFMAVLKIDD; this is encoded by the coding sequence ATGACTGACATTCGGGCAAGACAACGTAAAATTCGTAACTTTTCAATTATTGCACATATAGATCACGGCAAATCAACGCTTGCGGACCGGATCTTGGAGTACACAGGTGCGCTCACCACTCGGGAAATGCAGGAGCAGGTACTGGACCAAATGGAGCTTGAACGCGAACGTGGGATTACGATCAAGCTGCAGGCAGTTGCCCTGAACTACAAAGCCGACGATGGTGAAGAATATTTGCTCAATCTGATTGATACGCCTGGACACGTAGACTTCACATATGAAGTATCTCGCAGCCTTGCTGCATGTGAAGGCGCTCTTCTCGTTGTGGATGCGGCTCAGGGAATTGAAGCGCAGACACTGGCAAACGTGTACCTGGCATTGGACAATGATCTTGAGATCTTGCCAGTCATCAACAAAATCGACCTTCCAAGTGCAGATCCGGATCGGGTGAAGCAGGAAGTGGAAGATGTCATTGGCTTGGACACAAGCAACGCAGTATTGGCTTCGGCCAAAGCAGGCATCGGGATCAAAGAAATCCTGGAGCAGGTGGTACAGAGCGTGCCTGCACCGCAGGGTGATCCTGACCAACCGCTGAAAGCGCTGATTTTCGATTCGCACTATGACCCGTACAAAGGCGTAATTGTATATATCCGTGTCATTGACGGTAAAATTAAGTCGGGTTCCAAAATCAAAATGATGGCAACAGGAAAATCGTTCGAGGTTATTGAAGTGGGTGCGTTCAAACCACGCATGACCATTGTGGACGAGCTGAACGTCGGCGATGTTGGTTTCGTTGTTGCAGGTATCCGTCATGTAGGTGACACCCAAGTCGGGGATACCGTAACCGATGCGAAAAATCCAACACCGGAACCTTTGCCGGGTTATCGTAAAATCAATCCCATGGTTTATTGCGGTCTCTACCCAATTGAAACTTCCGATTATGTGGATCTGCGCGAAGCGCTGGAAAAATTGCAGTTGAACGATGCGTCCCTCAGCTTCGAACCGGAGACTTCAAGTGCGCTCGGATTTGGATTCCGCTGCGGATTCCTGGGATTGCTTCATATGGATGTTATTCAGGAGCGGATTGAGCGCGAGTTCAACATTCCGCTGATTACGACGGCGCCAAGCGTAATCTATCACGTCACATTGACGAATGGTGAAGTCCTGCATATCGACAACCCATCCAACTATCCTGAGGTGGGAAGAATTGATTATGTAGAGGAACCTTACGTAAAAGCTTCCATTATCGTACCGAATGATTATGTAGGTACCATTATGGAACTTTGTCAAAACAAACGCGGCGAATACGTGAATATGGAATATCTCGATACAACTCGGGTTACCATTACGTATGAGATTCCGTTGTCCGAAATTGTATATGATTTCTTCGATCAGTTGAAATCAAGTACAAAAGGATATGCATCCTTTGATTACGAACTGTCCGGTTATCGTCAGTCCAATCTGGTGAAGATGGATATCCTGCTTAATGGTGAACAGGTCGATGCCCTTTCCTTCATCGTTCACCGTGATCGTGCATACAACCGCGGCCGCATTATCTGTGAGAAGCTCCGAGAGCTGATTCCACGGCAAATGTTCGAGGTACCGATTCAGGCATCCGTAGGTACCAAGGTCGTTGCACGTGAAACTGTAAAAGCCATGCGTAAAAACGTACTCGCCAAGTGTTACGGTGGTGACATCTCGCGGAAACGGAAACTGCTGGAGAAGCAGAAGGAAGGTAAGAAGCGGATGAAGCAGGTCGGTAACGTTGAGGTACCGCAGGAAGCGTTCATGGCGGTGCTGAAAATTGATGACTAA
- a CDS encoding stage II sporulation protein P has translation MNKILAWNIGKWKKRCLHVLAMGRTLLLLMIISALFFVVLGLGGMAEKRLNNSPVSSMKGFASAVSSRFFVDMLGMEMPHLTQKEQTSAFSGENLTTFVFQLLTNVNPQDPKSLIAREMPGMGSNQPVLLRPGSGNEKAEAPEDYQPGPGLTDTASAGGGKTGGELHIPPGQDDPGNSGTDEPEGGEVKEDPPPKSGGQEGGATTGKKAVLIYHSHPREGYNPLLGTKSDNPSSGKATGNVFQVGSYLSDSLQKLGVGVEHAKDDYPTKVKDYNWNYSYKYSRQTVKAALAENDDLTYLIDIHRDSQRHNKTTTTIDGKGYAKVYFIIGHENPNWQQNEAFAAKIHKKLEAKYPGVSRGVWGKDGGGANNGEYNQTLSPNSILIEIGGIDNTGAELKRTSQVLADMIAEVYWEDQSVDKASTGTKSQGS, from the coding sequence ATGAACAAAATATTGGCCTGGAATATCGGAAAGTGGAAAAAAAGATGTCTGCACGTGCTGGCTATGGGCCGGACGTTGCTGCTGCTTATGATTATATCCGCTCTGTTTTTTGTTGTACTCGGTCTGGGGGGCATGGCAGAGAAAAGGTTGAACAACTCGCCGGTTTCTTCCATGAAAGGTTTCGCGAGTGCTGTATCCAGCCGATTTTTTGTGGATATGCTCGGCATGGAGATGCCCCACCTAACCCAGAAGGAGCAAACTTCCGCATTCTCCGGCGAAAACTTAACTACATTTGTATTTCAACTTCTTACGAATGTTAACCCACAAGACCCCAAAAGCCTGATTGCAAGAGAGATGCCAGGCATGGGCAGCAATCAACCGGTATTGCTCCGGCCAGGTTCAGGAAACGAGAAGGCCGAAGCACCTGAAGACTATCAACCAGGACCAGGGCTGACGGATACGGCATCTGCTGGAGGAGGCAAAACAGGTGGCGAACTGCATATTCCACCAGGTCAGGATGACCCGGGCAATTCCGGAACGGACGAGCCTGAGGGCGGAGAAGTAAAAGAAGATCCGCCGCCGAAGAGCGGTGGTCAGGAAGGTGGAGCAACAACGGGTAAAAAAGCCGTGCTGATCTATCATTCCCATCCGCGTGAAGGATACAATCCGCTGCTGGGCACCAAGAGTGATAACCCTTCCTCCGGAAAAGCAACAGGTAACGTTTTTCAAGTGGGATCGTACCTTTCCGACAGCTTGCAAAAGCTTGGCGTTGGAGTGGAGCATGCAAAGGACGATTACCCGACCAAAGTGAAGGATTACAACTGGAACTATTCCTATAAATATTCACGTCAGACGGTAAAGGCTGCCCTTGCCGAAAATGATGATTTAACCTATCTCATTGATATACACCGGGATTCTCAGCGTCACAACAAAACAACCACAACCATTGATGGCAAGGGATACGCCAAAGTATATTTCATCATCGGGCATGAGAATCCTAACTGGCAACAAAATGAAGCTTTCGCTGCAAAAATACACAAGAAACTTGAAGCAAAGTATCCTGGTGTCTCCAGAGGAGTCTGGGGCAAGGATGGCGGCGGAGCCAATAATGGGGAGTACAATCAAACCCTCTCGCCCAACAGCATTCTGATTGAAATTGGTGGGATCGACAATACCGGGGCTGAGCTCAAGCGGACTTCACAAGTCCTTGCGGACATGATTGCCGAAGTATATTGGGAAGATCAGAGCGTGGATAAAGCCAGTACGGGGACCAAGTCACAGGGTAGTTGA
- the gpr gene encoding GPR endopeptidase, giving the protein MTLDLQNYTVRTDLAIDSKEMAQGSKKQTIPGLREDVEEKDGITITRIDVLNDAAAKTIGRVKGHYVTLEVPSLRNGDTELQERVAAEFTREMEDFLTKAGVNKTSKVLIVGLGNLHVTPDSLGPLVVENLMVTRQYFELVPDQVAPGYREVSAIAPGVLGTTGIESSDIVQGIVDRTKPDAIIAIDALASRSLERVNTTIQVADIGIHPGSGIGNKRRGLTKEIMGVPCIAIGVPTVCYASTIVNNVIEMMSAHFRQETDQTKQIMGMLDDIGEQDRLSLVKEVLEPLGHDLIVTPKEIDEFIEGIANVIATGLNAALHDAVNPDNVAAYTH; this is encoded by the coding sequence ATGACGCTTGATTTACAGAACTATACCGTTCGCACTGACTTGGCAATCGACTCAAAGGAGATGGCTCAGGGTTCTAAGAAACAAACGATTCCCGGGCTGCGGGAAGACGTAGAAGAAAAAGACGGCATTACCATCACACGAATTGATGTGCTGAACGATGCTGCCGCAAAGACCATCGGACGTGTCAAAGGTCATTACGTCACACTGGAAGTTCCGTCACTACGTAACGGGGACACCGAACTTCAGGAACGCGTGGCAGCGGAGTTCACGCGGGAGATGGAGGATTTTCTGACCAAGGCTGGGGTTAACAAAACATCCAAAGTGCTTATTGTAGGTCTCGGTAATTTACATGTAACTCCTGATTCGCTTGGTCCACTGGTGGTTGAGAACTTGATGGTAACCCGTCAATACTTTGAATTGGTACCGGATCAGGTGGCTCCAGGATATCGTGAAGTTAGTGCCATTGCCCCTGGCGTGCTTGGTACTACAGGAATTGAGTCGAGCGACATTGTACAGGGGATTGTGGATCGGACCAAACCGGATGCCATTATTGCCATTGATGCACTGGCCTCTCGTTCACTTGAACGCGTCAACACCACCATTCAAGTGGCTGATATCGGGATTCATCCGGGTTCAGGTATCGGCAACAAACGGCGCGGACTTACCAAAGAGATTATGGGTGTTCCATGTATTGCCATTGGTGTACCAACCGTGTGCTACGCTTCTACTATAGTAAATAATGTCATTGAAATGATGAGTGCACACTTCCGTCAAGAGACGGATCAAACGAAGCAGATTATGGGCATGCTGGACGATATCGGTGAGCAGGATCGTTTGAGTTTGGTAAAAGAGGTGTTGGAGCCACTCGGACACGATTTGATTGTGACTCCAAAGGAAATTGATGAATTCATCGAGGGAATTGCCAACGTTATTGCGACAGGCCTGAATGCTGCCCTGCATGATGCGGTGAATCCGGATAACGTTGCAGCCTATACTCATTAA
- the rpsT gene encoding 30S ribosomal protein S20 — MPNIKSAVKRVKTSDKRRALNASQKSALRTAVKAADAALVSNEVDTAKAAIQAASKKLDKAVTKGLVHKNAAARKKSRLAKKLNALSAQA; from the coding sequence ATGCCAAACATCAAATCCGCTGTTAAACGCGTAAAAACGAGCGACAAGCGCCGCGCACTCAACGCTTCCCAGAAATCCGCACTCCGTACAGCTGTTAAAGCTGCTGATGCTGCTCTGGTAAGCAACGAAGTTGATACTGCAAAAGCTGCGATTCAAGCTGCTTCCAAAAAGCTGGACAAGGCTGTAACTAAAGGTCTGGTTCATAAAAATGCTGCAGCACGCAAAAAGTCTCGCTTGGCGAAAAAACTGAACGCTCTTTCCGCACAAGCGTAA
- the holA gene encoding DNA polymerase III subunit delta, whose protein sequence is MDVKSATRAIRNGETAPIYVLYGTEKYQIQQFTEMLKEQVIEEEHRDFAIIPYDLSETPVEVVIEEAETVPFLVPRKLIIVRDASLFTAGKESKIDHQVDRLLTYMDNPADYSTIVFLAQGDKLDERKKLVKAVKKQAVVLAFAPLSGEELLNWIVKLAKQRDVSFEAGAADSLVSYAGTGLQTLSAEVDKLCLYAGNGGIIRRADIESLVARSTEQNVFALVEELANLRLEKALGLFYELLKQREEPIKIAALIARQFRIMIQVKELGQQSYSQQQIASQLGLHPYAVKIAGEQARKFQPERLRNILSHLSELDYQMKTGAVDKVLGLELFLLKLGA, encoded by the coding sequence ATGGATGTGAAAAGTGCAACAAGGGCGATACGCAATGGGGAGACGGCTCCGATATATGTGCTGTACGGAACGGAGAAATACCAGATACAGCAATTTACGGAGATGTTAAAAGAACAGGTTATTGAGGAAGAGCATCGGGATTTTGCGATTATTCCGTATGATCTGTCCGAAACACCTGTAGAGGTGGTTATTGAGGAAGCGGAGACGGTTCCCTTTTTGGTACCTCGGAAATTAATTATTGTAAGGGATGCAAGCTTGTTTACAGCAGGTAAAGAGTCCAAAATTGATCACCAGGTGGATCGTCTGCTTACCTATATGGATAATCCGGCTGATTATAGTACCATCGTTTTCCTCGCACAGGGAGATAAGCTGGATGAGCGTAAGAAGCTGGTGAAGGCAGTCAAGAAACAGGCAGTTGTTCTGGCTTTCGCTCCACTGAGCGGAGAAGAACTACTGAATTGGATCGTGAAGCTTGCGAAGCAGCGGGATGTATCTTTTGAAGCAGGGGCTGCCGATTCACTTGTGAGTTATGCAGGGACCGGTTTGCAGACGCTGTCTGCTGAAGTAGACAAGCTGTGTCTGTACGCGGGTAACGGAGGAATCATCCGCCGTGCCGACATTGAGTCATTGGTAGCGCGCAGTACGGAGCAGAATGTATTTGCCTTGGTGGAGGAACTCGCCAACTTGCGTCTGGAGAAAGCGCTGGGACTGTTCTATGAACTGCTGAAACAGCGTGAAGAGCCTATTAAAATTGCGGCCCTGATCGCTCGTCAGTTTCGAATCATGATACAAGTAAAAGAGCTTGGGCAGCAAAGTTATTCGCAGCAGCAAATTGCCAGCCAGCTTGGTTTGCATCCGTATGCTGTTAAAATTGCCGGAGAGCAGGCTCGCAAGTTTCAGCCGGAACGGCTCAGAAACATTCTGAGTCATCTGAGCGAGCTGGATTACCAGATGAAGACAGGTGCAGTTGATAAGGTGCTTGGTTTGGAGTTGTTCTTGCTTAAACTTGGGGCTTAA